A single region of the Branchiostoma lanceolatum isolate klBraLanc5 chromosome 1, klBraLanc5.hap2, whole genome shotgun sequence genome encodes:
- the LOC136439006 gene encoding uncharacterized protein isoform X3: protein MNITMYDQSGAEGVPDSDCLRDCSRCRPLKEDKKYAYLSGDVLVNGLFPVHSAGDTTFVCGDINREKGVQTLEAFLYAIRRINQDANLLPSVSLGTLVLDTCYTSIQASQDVSNLQSRVVTYGDVDVYDIIGYVGALSSDVTLDVADVLTSLGIPQISWGSTSTLLSNADDYPFFLRTVPSDDLQGEAVAALVDYFGWNYVATVSSDTVYGRSGITAFQQAADNYDICISFNHVVPRDATNEQLDAIITALRENTRARAVVSFVTDSDARALLQAATRLNARGELIWIGSDSWGNQASVVDGLENAARGALTITLENNPVTGFEDYFKALTPDSNSDNPWFKEFWEDYFGCNLPGGTKYVDNCSPSHSLTQSFQQASFVPQVMNAVYAFAHGLDVLLREHCSGAQGVCSELAANENFKQLLLEKVKEQEFTGADGQPVQFNEDGSVTMGFTIWNYVRVRPGVYEYKDVGSFEGGALRLDRLSSAVWYGRDGTERFLSDFGSECRDFKICPGCTSLKIPDFFASGDDNTVVVPALFPIHAAGETSFECGAMRDTAAVQYLEAFLYAMDTINRRDDLLASATLGTIILDTCSSSDKAASQVLRLHNNELSGSNGDPANSTNIMAYVGGKEDDITKAVAGVLSPLTITQVTYGSTGSIFNDRGVFPTLLRTVPSNEQQAVVMVSIMKEFGWSYASVVHTSGAYGSSGKNLFVQTARDNGVCVATILQIPGVRTNDAMDKIIEELRAKKGATAVAVFADAAATRALLQAADRAATAGEFVWFGGNTWGTSQDVTQGLGFVSRGAFTLVLKSDTLAGFDTYFRTLRPSSNTRNPWFSEYWEETFGCYLTEKDPSYPPRPSCTGAERLEDSWVHDTFASYTATALFSIAYGLTRLATEVCGSATFCEDLLNHPDRQALTIQYVKNVSFTELGLSHVFTDQGAGQPNYVVMNYQRDGNNYHYTQVGSYSGDTLTLSRLDVRMYDSNGDVVTPTSKCIENCNLCLTEAARVDERFLLVTEDVDVLVAGVFPVHEAGDGIFTCGDMSQAGFELLEAFLFAIDRVNDDGTLLTNVKLGPFAIDSCSSSMRASRDVSNFYSRSVTFQNSLDPPALPDDVIGFVAEETDDVTVAVANQITPFNVVNVAYGASGVELGNANAFPYVLRTVPSDLRQANAILSIVQRFGWSYVSVLLSENTYGRTLSQEFARISKEAGVCIATTQTIGTTATAGDLSVVVTALKTKLPGAVGLVLFTSAEDTRRFLEALTVSNDAAGAFILVTGTKWGDLLSVARGFEVAARGAITLTIPASPVSDWQTYFEDLQPGSYFRNPWFNDFWNDHFQCDFSNTPDRRYDSTCLGTERLNFGANGLAQQLYVPYVIDAVYGIANGLHSLLVSTCGAPSVCQQFRDMSNVGPMLREELTKIRFAGANARQFGFTETGDGNARYNVLNYQRRVDGSYGFVEVGSYTSAALDLNVANVRVYNRPGQVLTQIPRSACNGTCFECLDESFPDRCTNGSATAGSAAVVDGDIFVAGLFPMHDKGHDVYSCGGINEWEMQLFEAYMFALDRINADPSILPSVRLGSLALDTCESARKASRDIANFLSGEKTYYVTEYSSTFVEPASTLAVIGASVGDVSLNAMEVVETFKMAQVSYASPEIPMATRENYGYFLRTIPALERQVQALMDMASYFKWKYVSVLYTPTVYGTVLFESFKKEAKTRGICLAVQTEIRNNFTQTSYDDVIVELRRKGEASTVILFTERAETENVLLAAQRVNVRSFYTWIVTSKVASDVDVPLAQDSVINGAVLLKVETQEVPEFDTYLETLTPETNQRNPWFKEFWQEHFQCNLPNEPVKYPVVCSGSERLTESSLMRNPAIVHVIRAVYAVAHGLDTTRKFYCPTEPEVCDNFRNANDKPERAFGFVRDVDLIGIAGSRFRFTTTGDGDVGYEILNYEITAPPSRYGYVKIGTWSDGLFLERSPQSTSTDNVKYPASECTGECAECVQQGILPAPPQERRIDVPTQVRTRDVWAIICMTLAALGMFLTLMLMIYFLVKVRSSSLSGVTTSTSLGYLILFGLFAMYAMVMPFVMTPNDVVCGVRRFGLGFFYAMTHGAILVKTIRIWRMSRMEKAGMPGEEAKFTRNWSNVFIVCALLLPQVAIGVSWLLASPPATYSLGSTIYCGYSRAGLLLSLLYVMFLVFLTVIYSFVARNYSMNMWEARYIIAMTWLCVFVWISWACVYMLTDRDFWDPAVCVGLLLIATFILILLFVPKLQAFATYHHSFTSRYDINKRPNSIQRSDVETDSLGSLDSIYGVASLQDSAVTADAFYRSKTSNGKLSRSVSNTSNHAGASNLYVYDGRRDGDVDDGSSVSSWGDGNSENRTSKLNSEAGGWQVSTA from the exons ATGAACATCACCATGTACGACCAGTCCGGCGCCGAGGGCGTGCCGGACTCCGACTGCCTGCGGGACTGCTCGCGCTGTCGTCCGCTGAAGGAGGACAAGAAGTACGCCTACCTGAGCGGCGACGTGCTGGTCAACGGGCTCTTCCCCGTGCACAGCGCGGGGGACACGACGTTCGTCTGTGGTGATATCAACAGAGAGAAGGGGGTACAGACACTGGAGGCTTTCCTGTACGCCATCAGACGAATCAACCAAGACGCCAACCTTCTGCCGTCCGTGAGTCTGGGCACATTG GTGCTTGACACCTGCTACACCTCGATCCAAGCTAGCCAGGACGTGTCAAACCTTCAGAGTAGGGTGGTGACGTATGGAGATGTTGACGTCTATGACATCATAGGCTACGTGGGCGCACTTTCCAGTGACGTCACCTTGGATGTGGCCGACGTGCTTACTTCTTTGGGGATCCCACAG ATAAGCTGGGGATCCACTAGCACGTTGCTTAGCAACGCAGACGACTATCCGTTCTTCCTGCGGACGGTTCCATCCGACGACCTCCAGGGGGAGGCCGTCGCTGCCCTCGTCGACTACTTCGGTTGGAACTACGTAGCAACGGTGTCTTCCGACACGGTGTACGGTCGCTCGGGCATCACAGCCTTCCAGCAGGCGGCAGACAACTACGACATCTGCATCTCCTTCAACCACGTGGTTCCCAGAGATGCGACGAACGAACAGCTCGATGCCATCATCACGGCGCTGCGTGAAAACACCCGAGCGAGGGCCGTCGTCAGCTTCGTGACGGACTCGGATGCACGAGCGCTCCTCCAG GCTGCTACCAGACTGAACGCCCGTGGAGAGTTGATCTGGATCGGTAGCGACTCGTGGGGAAACCAGGCTAGCGTGGTGGACGGACTGGAGAACGCGGCGCGGGGAGCACTCACCATCACTCTGGAGAACAACCCTGTCACCGGGTTTGAG GATTACTTCAAGGCGTTGACCCCGGACAGTAACAGCGACAACCCTTGGTTCAAGGAATTCTGGGAGGACTACTTCGGCTGCAACCTTCCCGGCGGTACCAAGTACGTGGATAACTGCTCCCCCTCCCACTCCCTCACACAGAGCTTTCAACAAGCCAGCTTCGTGCCACAG GTGATGAACGCAGTGTACGCCTTCGCACATGGGTTGGACGTGCTGCTCCGGGAACACTGCTCCGGAGCACAAGGGGTCTGCTCCGAACTCGCCGCCAACGAGAACTTCAA GCAGCTTCTCCTGGAGAAGGTAAAAGAGCAGGAGTTTACGGGAGCGGACGGGCAGCCTGTCCAGTTTAACGAGGACGGGAGCGTGACGATGGGCTTCACCATCTGGAACTACGTACGGGTCAGGCCGGGCGTGTACGAGTACAAAGAC GTGGGTTCTTTTGAAGGAGGAGCGCTCCGTCTGGACAGACTGAGCAGCGCGGTGTGGTACGGGAGGGACGGGACGGAGAGGTTCCTCTCCGACTTCGGCTCGGAGTGTCGCGACTTCAAGATCTGTCCCGGCTGCACCTCCTTGAAGATTCCCGACTTCTTCGCCAGCGGAGACGACAACACGGTGGTAGTTCCCGCCCTGTTCCCGATCCACGCCGCGGGGGAGACGAGTTTTGAGTGCGGGGCGATGCGCGACACCGCCGCCGTGCAGTACCTGGAGGCGTTCCTCTACGCCATGGACACCATCAACCGCAGGGACGACCTGCTGGCCTCAGCCACCCTGGGAACGATCATCCTGGACACGTGCTCCAGCTCCGACAAAGCAGCCTCGCAG GTATTGAGGCTACATAACAACGAACTGTCCGGTTCTAACGGCGACCCAGCGAACTCCACCAACATCATGGCGTACGTCGGCGGGAAGGAGGACGACATCACCAAGGCGGTGGCAGGAGTTCTCAGTCCCCTGACGATCACTCAAGTCACTTACGGCTCAACGGGAAGCATCTTCAACGACCGCGGCGTCTTCCCCACGCTGCTAAGGACCGTGCCGTCCAACGAACAACAGGCCGTTGTCATGGTTTCCATCATGAAGGAGTTCGGTTGGTCGTATGCATCTGTAGTACATACGTCAGGCGCTTACGGATCGTCAGGAAAGAACTTGTTTGTCCAAACTGCGCGAGATAACGGCGTCTGTGTAGCTACGATCCTTCAGATACCAGGCGTTCGAACCAATGATGCCATGGACAAGATCATAGAAGAGCTGAGGGCGAAGAAAGGTGCGACAGCCGTGGCGGTGTTCGCTGATGCTGCCGCGACGCGTGCTCTCCTCCAGGCGGCCGACAGGGCTGCGACAGCCGGGGAGTTCGTCTGGTTTGGCGGCAACACTTGGGGGACTAGCCAAGACGTCACACAGGGTCTGGGCTTCGTGTCTAGGGGAGCGTTTACTCTTGTGTTGAAATCAGACACCTTGGCGGGTTTCGATACGTACTTCAGGACACTTAGGCCAAGTAGCAACACCCGAAACCCGTGGTTTAGTGAATACTGGGAGGAAACATTCGGCTGCTATCTTACCGAGAAGGATCCAAGTTACCCGCCAAGGCCCAGCTGTACAGGTGCGGAAAGACTCGAGGACAGCTGGGTACATGACACGTTCGCCTCCTACACGGCAACGGCTCTCTTCTCCATCGCGTACGGTCTTACTCGACTGGCAACAGAAGTATGCGGGTCTGCGACGTTCTGCGAAGATCTGCTAAACCACCCGGACCGCCAAGCCCTCACCATTCAATACGTCAAGAACGTCAGTTTCACAGAGCTCGGGCTAAGCCATGTTTTCACCGATCAGGGCGCCGGACAACCAAATTACGTCGTCATGAACTATCAGAGAGACGGCAACAACTATCACTACACACAAGTTGGGTCGTACAGTGGCGACACCCTGACTCTGTCAAGACTGGACGTTAGAATGTACGACAGCAATGGTGATGTGGTAACGCCTACATCCAAGTGTATAGAAAACTGCAACCTGTGTTTGACGGAAGCTGCGCGGGTGGACGAAAGATTTCTACTAGTGACTGAGGACGTAGATGTGTTGGTAGCTGGCGTATTTCCCGTACACGAGGCAGGCGACGGCATCTTCACGTGCGGAGACATGAGCCAAGCCGGGTTCGAACTGTTGGAAGCTTTCCTCTTTGCCATAGACAGGGTAAACGACGACGGGACGCTGTTGACCAACGTAAAACTCGGCCCGTTTGCGATAGACTCGTGTTCGAGCTCAATGAGAGCATCGCGCGACGTCTCcaacttttacagtcgatcagTGACCTTTCAGAACAGCCTCGACCCACCGGCGCTTCCAGATGACGTCATTGGATTCGTCGCAGAGGAGACCGATGACGTCACTGTCGCGGTAGCCAATCAGATTACCCCCTTCAATGTCGTGAACGTTGCGTACGGTGCTTCGGGGGTGGAGCTTGGAAACGCGAACGCGTTTCCGTATGTCCTTCGCACCGTCCCCTCTGACCTGAGACAGGCCAACGCCATTCTTTCCATCGTGCAGAGGTTCGGCTGGTCGTACGTTTCCGTCTTACTCTCGGAAAACACGTACGGAAGAACGCTGTCGCAGGAGTTCGCCAGAATCTCTAAAGAGGCCGGCGTTTGCATTGCGACGACCCAGACGATTGGGACCACCGCGACGGCCGGGGACCTGTCGGTAGTAGTAACAGCACTGAAGACCAAGCTACCCGGAGCTGTGGGACTGGTCCTCTTCACCTCGGCGGAGGACACAAGGCGATTTCTGGAAGCACTTACCGTATCCAACGATGCAGCAGGGGCGTTCATACTAGTAACTGGCACGAAATGGGGCGACCTCTTGTCCGTTGCCAGGGGATttgaggtcgcagcgagaggcGCCATCACCCTCACCATACCAGCCAGCCCCGTGTCGGACTGGCAAACGTATTTCGAAGACCTCCAGCCGGGTTCCTACTTCAGAAACCCTTGGTTCAACGATTTCTGGAACGACCACTTCCAGTGCGACTTCTCGAACACGCCAGACAGAAGGTACGACTCGACATGTCTCGGAACGGAGCGGCTGAACTTCGGCGCCAACGGCCTCGCTCAACAACTGTACGTACCGTACGTCATAGACGCCGTGTATGGCATAGCAAACGGGCTGCACAGCCTGCTCGTCAGCACGTGCGGAGCGCCCTCTGTCTGTCAGCAGTTCAGGGACATGTCTAACGTTGGACCCATGCTACGAGAGGAGCTCACCAAGATCAGGTTCGCGGGCGCCAACGCCAGGCAGTTCGGCTTCACGGAGACGGGAGACGGCAACGCCAGGTACAACGTACTGAACTACCAGCGCCGCGTGGATGGGTCTTACGGATTTGTCGAG GTCGGCTCGTACACCAGCGCAGCCCTGGACCTGAACGTGGCGAACGTGCGAGTGTACAACAGGCCTGGACAGGTGCTGACCCAGATCCCCCGATCGGCCTGCAACGGGACATGCTTCGAGTGTCTGGACGAGAGCTTCCCCGACAGATGCACCAACGGGTCGGCAACGGCAGGGAGCGCTGCTGTCGTGGACGGGGACATCTTCGTGGCAG GTTTGTTTCCAATGCACGATAAAGGCCATGACGTCTACTCCTGTGGAGGCATCAACGAGTGGGAGATGCAGCTGTTCGAGGCCTACATGTTCGCGCTGGACCGCATCAACGCCGACCCGTCCATCCTGCCGTCCGTGCGCCTCGGCTCGCTCGCCTTAGACACCTGCGAGAGCGCTAGGAAGGCGTCGCGGGACATCGCCAACTTCCTTAGCGGCGAGAAGACGTACTACGTCACCGAGTATTCGAGCACGTTCGTCGAACCGGCCTCAACTCTTGCCGTTATCGGAGCCTCGGTGGGAGATGTGTCACTGAACGCCATGGAAGTCGTCGAGACATTCAAGATGGCGCAGGTTTCCTACGCGTCACCGGAAATCCCCATGGCAACGAGAGAGAATTATGGGTATTTCCTCAGGACGATCCCAGCGCTGGAGAGGCAGGTGCAGGCCCTGATGGACATGGCGTCATACTTCAAGTGGAAATACGTCTCGGTGTTGTATACGCCAACAGTGTACGGGACGGTGCTTTTCGAGAGTTTTAAAAAGGAGGCCAAGACACGAGGAATCTGTTTGGCCGTGCAGACGGAAATCCGCAACAACTTCACCCAGACGAGTTACGATGATGTTATTGTGGAACTGAGGAGAAAGGGCGAGGCCTCAACCGTCATACTGTTCACGGAGAGGGCGGAGACAGAGAACGTTCTTCTTGCCGCGCAGCGCGTAAACGTTCGCTCGTTTTACACATGGATCGTCACCAGTAAAGTCGCCAGCGACGTCGACGTTCCGCTCGCGCAAGACTCCGTCATCAACGGTGCCGTTCTTCTCAAGGTTGAAACACAAGAAGTACCCGAATTCGACACCTACCTCGAGACGCTAACGCCGGAGACCAACCAAAGAAACCCGTGGTTTAAGGAATTTTGGCAGGAACATTTTCAGTGTAACTTGCCGAACGAGCCCGTTAAGTACCCAGTGGTGTGTTCTGGTAGCGAGAGACTAACTGAGAGCAGTTTAATGCGCAACCCTGCCATAGTTCACGTCATAAGGGCGGTGTACGCAGTGGCTCACGGACTCGACACGACGCGGAAGTTCTACTGCCCTACAGAACCAGAAGTGTGCGACAACTTTCGGAACGCCAACGATAAACCGGAGAGAGCGTTCGGCTTCGTTCGGGACGTAGACTTGATCGGCATTGCCGGAAGTCGCTTTCGTTTCACAACGACTGGAGACGGGGACGTTGGATACGAGATTCTGAATTATGAAATCACGGCTCCACCAAGCAGATACGGATATGTAAAG ATCGGCACGTGGAGCGACGGGTTGTTCCTGGAGCGCAGTCCCCAGAGCACCAGTACGGACAACGTGAAGTACCCGGCCTCGGAGTGTACCGGGGAGTGTGCGGAGTGCGTACAGCAGGGCATCCTGCCCGCCCCGCCACAGGAACGGCGCATCGACGTCCCCACGCAGGTCCGGACCAGAGACGTCTGGGCGATCATCTGTATGACACTCGCGGCCTTGGGAATGTTCTTGACCCTCATGTTGATGATCTATTTCCTTGTCAAAGTCCGCTCCTCCTCTCTGTCGGGTGTCACTACTTCCACGTCGCTCGGCTATCTCATACTCTTCGGTCTCTTCGCCATGTACGCTATGGTCATGCCGTTCGTCATGACGCCGAACGACGTGGTGTGCGGCGTGCGCCGCTTCGGCCTGGGGTTCTTCTACGCGATGACGCACGGCGCCATCCTGGTCAAGACCATCCGCATCTGGCGCATGTCCCGGATGGAGAAGGCCGGCATGCCCGGCGAGGAGGCCAAGTTCACCCGCAACTGGAGCAACGTCTTCATCGTCTGCGCCCTGCTGCTGCCGCAAGTCGCCATCGGAGTCAGCTGGCTGCTGGCGAGCCCGCCCGCCACGTACTCCCTCGGCTCCACCATCTACTGCGGGTACAGTAGAGCCGGCCTGCTGCTGTCCCTACTGTATGTCATGTTCCTGGTGTTCCTTACCGTCATCTACAGTTTCGTGGCGAGGAACTACAGCATGAACATGTGGGAGGCTCGCTACATCATCGCCATGACCTGGCTGTGCGTGTTCGTGTGGATCTCGTGGGCATGCGTCTACATGCTGACCGACAGAGACTTCTGGGATCCAGCCGTGTGCGTCGGCCTCCTCCTCATCGCCACGTTCATCCTCATCCTCCTGTTCGTCCCGAAACTGCAGGCCTTCGCCACGTACCACCACAGCTTTACCTCGCGGTACGACATCAACAAGAGGCCCAACTCTATACAGCGTTCAGACGTCGAAACAGACTCATTGGGCTCGCTGGACAGTATCTACGGCGTTGCGAGTCTACAGGACAGTGCGGTGACCGCCGACGCCTTCTACCGCTCCAAGACGTCCAACGGAAAGCTGTCGAGGAGCGTGTCGAACACCAGCAACCATGCGGGGGCCAGTAACCTGTACGTCTACGACGGACGACGAG ACGGTGACGTGGATGACGGCAGCAGCGTCTCTTCCTGGGGGGACGGGAACTCTGAGAACAGGACGTCCAAGCT GAATTCCGAAGCCGGGGGATGGCAAGTGAGTACGGCTTGA